In Schaalia sp. JY-X169, the following are encoded in one genomic region:
- the murD gene encoding UDP-N-acetylmuramoyl-L-alanine--D-glutamate ligase, translating to MTHPKAAVVGLGVSGRAAVELLYEDGYEVTVFDQSATEAPESLRECLTSVVVIADPVKLGEAICALEPAVVVLSPGVPGTSPIASIPQQRGIDVIGEVELAYRHRSLQPGGAKWLAVTGTNGKTTTVGMVEAILRAAHVDAIQTGNVGYPVAKAVAEGHEVLVAELSSFQLATTATLAPWASICLNVDSDHLDWHGNVAAYRAAKARVYDRVRKARFAFADDEVTAEMAVQCNDCSDSSLVPLTFGVVASGDIGIADGFLIDFAFIDSPEDEPVIADLRQVPLLSGALTRLDGASSPLVRDALAAAALARSLGVSGEDIVAGLQTFQMAPHRYALVPTGDGRYWVDDSKATNVHAARAALNNVVAGTAVWIVGGDAKGQDLSALIAEAAKDVKAAVVIGAEQEGLLELFKRYGPDLPVVSVPGMGPVESWMKDAVRACGRIAEVGDTVLLAPACASWDQFASYSQRGDVFREAVTDVVGGKG from the coding sequence ATGACGCACCCCAAAGCGGCAGTCGTCGGGCTTGGCGTCTCTGGACGGGCTGCTGTGGAACTTCTGTACGAGGACGGATATGAGGTCACGGTATTTGACCAGTCCGCAACTGAGGCCCCAGAGTCACTGCGTGAATGCCTGACATCCGTGGTCGTGATTGCTGATCCCGTGAAGTTGGGAGAAGCGATTTGTGCGCTGGAGCCTGCGGTCGTAGTTCTGTCACCCGGAGTACCTGGGACTTCCCCTATCGCGAGTATTCCGCAACAGCGTGGGATTGACGTGATTGGAGAGGTTGAGCTTGCCTACCGCCATAGGTCGCTCCAACCGGGGGGAGCAAAGTGGCTTGCGGTGACCGGGACAAACGGGAAGACCACGACGGTGGGAATGGTCGAGGCTATCCTTCGAGCAGCCCACGTTGACGCGATTCAGACTGGAAACGTGGGCTATCCGGTCGCGAAGGCAGTTGCAGAGGGTCACGAAGTGCTTGTCGCAGAACTGTCGTCTTTTCAGCTGGCAACCACGGCAACGTTGGCTCCTTGGGCAAGTATCTGCCTGAATGTTGATTCCGACCATTTGGATTGGCACGGAAATGTTGCCGCGTACCGGGCTGCGAAGGCGCGCGTGTACGACAGGGTGCGCAAGGCCAGGTTTGCATTTGCAGATGATGAGGTCACAGCTGAGATGGCCGTGCAGTGCAATGACTGCTCAGACTCCTCCTTGGTCCCATTGACCTTCGGGGTGGTTGCCTCCGGCGACATTGGAATCGCCGATGGCTTCCTTATTGACTTCGCCTTCATAGATTCACCCGAGGATGAGCCAGTCATTGCGGACCTGCGGCAAGTTCCTCTCCTGAGTGGCGCTTTGACAAGGCTTGACGGCGCCTCGTCTCCCCTTGTGCGGGATGCGCTGGCCGCTGCTGCACTAGCCAGGTCTCTCGGAGTCAGCGGTGAGGACATTGTCGCGGGTCTCCAGACCTTCCAAATGGCCCCACACCGATACGCCCTCGTACCAACTGGTGACGGGCGCTACTGGGTTGATGATTCGAAAGCTACAAATGTCCACGCAGCACGGGCCGCTTTGAACAACGTTGTAGCAGGTACGGCGGTGTGGATCGTGGGGGGTGACGCAAAAGGGCAGGACCTCTCTGCCCTAATCGCGGAGGCCGCGAAAGACGTAAAGGCAGCCGTGGTGATTGGAGCAGAGCAAGAAGGCCTCCTTGAGTTGTTCAAACGCTACGGACCCGATCTTCCAGTTGTGAGTGTCCCCGGAATGGGTCCGGTTGAATCTTGGATGAAGGACGCTGTGCGCGCCTGCGGCCGAATTGCCGAAGTTGGCGATACCGTATTGCTTGCGCCTGCCTGTGCATCTTGGGATCAGTTTGCGAGCTACTCGCAGAGGGGGGATGTGTTTCGGGAGGCAGTCACGGATGTAGTCGGAGGCAAGGGGTAG
- the mraY gene encoding phospho-N-acetylmuramoyl-pentapeptide-transferase → MIGVIVAFAAALLASLFGTPVLIKFLVKKQYGQFIRQDGPTAHFTKRGTPTMGGIVIIIAVLVGIFVGFAFNGSLPTYSVWLLILLTTGLGFVGFLDDFIKIRNHRSLGLNPIGKIIGQVGIATLFGALLLLNPNSLGRTPGSTEISIVRGVSLNLAFAGVVFGVILFLLWINFLVAAWSNGVNLTDGLDGLATGASIGAFSAYVIISFWQYSQACSRHTGGMNVCYETRDPLGLAIFAAAVVGALIGFLWWNSSPAQIFMGDTGSLALGGAFAGLSIMSHTELVAVIIGGLFVVIVLSDVIQIGSFKATGKRVFKMAPLHHHFELSGWKEVTIVTRFWIISALFAALGVGLFYLEWVSGLQ, encoded by the coding sequence ATGATCGGTGTGATTGTCGCATTTGCGGCCGCGCTCCTAGCCAGTCTTTTTGGGACACCTGTCCTCATTAAGTTCCTAGTCAAGAAGCAATACGGGCAGTTCATCCGCCAGGATGGGCCAACAGCGCACTTTACGAAACGCGGAACACCCACGATGGGCGGCATCGTCATAATTATTGCGGTGCTGGTTGGGATCTTTGTGGGATTCGCCTTCAATGGTTCCCTTCCCACCTACTCTGTTTGGCTGCTAATTCTGCTCACCACAGGCTTAGGTTTCGTCGGTTTTCTCGATGACTTCATCAAGATTCGCAACCATCGAAGTCTCGGCTTGAATCCCATTGGCAAGATCATTGGCCAGGTCGGCATCGCCACCCTCTTCGGCGCACTGCTCCTCCTGAACCCCAACTCACTGGGACGAACTCCAGGCTCCACGGAGATCTCCATTGTCCGCGGGGTATCCCTTAACCTCGCCTTCGCCGGTGTAGTCTTCGGCGTCATCCTTTTCCTGCTGTGGATCAACTTCCTTGTTGCTGCCTGGTCAAACGGCGTCAACCTCACTGATGGACTCGACGGACTGGCGACGGGCGCATCGATAGGGGCTTTCTCCGCTTATGTCATCATTTCGTTCTGGCAGTACAGTCAGGCATGCTCCCGTCACACCGGGGGGATGAACGTGTGCTATGAAACTCGCGACCCGCTTGGTCTCGCAATTTTCGCGGCTGCCGTGGTGGGCGCGCTGATCGGCTTCCTCTGGTGGAACTCTTCACCCGCGCAAATCTTCATGGGAGATACCGGTTCCCTGGCATTGGGTGGTGCCTTTGCCGGTCTGTCAATAATGTCCCACACAGAACTTGTCGCCGTCATAATCGGTGGTCTCTTCGTGGTTATTGTCTTGTCGGACGTCATTCAGATTGGCAGCTTCAAAGCCACCGGTAAACGTGTTTTCAAGATGGCTCCGCTGCATCATCACTTCGAGCTGTCGGGATGGAAAGAAGTAACGATTGTTACGCGGTTCTGGATCATCTCTGCACTGTTTGCCGCACTCGGGGTGGGCCTCTTCTACCTCGAGTGGGTCTCGGGTCTCCAATGA
- the murF gene encoding UDP-N-acetylmuramoyl-tripeptide--D-alanyl-D-alanine ligase, with translation MFRSLEWIAAATEGETYIEGLTAYDLPDGVDVGLATTDSRECVAGSLYFARVGETSDGHSYLHQAVDAGAVAAVVERASDSLSIPQVVVRDSTVALGRLAKAHLADLRSSGPIQVAGITGSAGKTTVKDLLARVLARSGPTVAPILSFNNEVGCPLTILKGDEDTRFMVLEMGASGPGHIRYLTEIAPLDTAIELMVGRAHLGGYDSLESLIATKRELVEGLVPDGVGILNADDPTVAGMAQACPGEVCFFSAAGLEDAQVRATLVQVEADGAPSFVLETPDFRGRVKLRLVGRHQVSNALATVACNYVLGRSTITAVRELEVAGAVSPHRMDMTEGLRVATTDGKDVVVTMIDDAYNANPDSMAASFGAATSLRNGRRLVMVLGEMLELGEHSAEIHREVGKAVAAANPDVLITVGVGASPLHESVDAGVSKFETEDSQGALGALRGAMRDGDLVLLKGSYGSGVWEIANALRATA, from the coding sequence ATGTTTCGCTCGCTTGAGTGGATTGCGGCCGCGACGGAAGGTGAGACCTACATCGAGGGTCTCACTGCATACGATCTGCCAGATGGTGTGGACGTTGGGTTAGCAACCACGGACTCTCGTGAATGCGTGGCCGGTTCCCTTTACTTCGCCAGGGTTGGTGAAACCAGTGACGGGCATAGCTACCTGCACCAGGCAGTCGACGCGGGCGCAGTTGCGGCGGTGGTTGAGCGGGCTTCAGATTCGCTGTCGATTCCCCAGGTTGTCGTTAGGGATTCCACTGTTGCTCTGGGTCGATTAGCAAAAGCACATCTCGCCGATTTGCGGAGCAGCGGACCAATCCAAGTTGCGGGCATTACGGGATCTGCAGGTAAGACAACAGTTAAGGACCTTCTGGCTCGCGTGTTGGCACGTTCGGGTCCCACGGTTGCCCCCATTCTTTCCTTCAACAACGAGGTCGGGTGCCCGCTGACCATTCTCAAGGGTGACGAAGACACACGGTTCATGGTTCTGGAGATGGGCGCATCAGGACCGGGTCATATCCGTTATCTGACAGAGATTGCACCGTTGGATACCGCGATTGAACTGATGGTTGGCCGCGCCCACCTAGGCGGATATGACTCGCTAGAGAGCCTGATTGCTACGAAGCGCGAGCTCGTTGAGGGCCTTGTCCCAGATGGTGTTGGCATCCTCAACGCGGATGACCCAACTGTGGCTGGAATGGCTCAGGCTTGCCCCGGAGAGGTGTGCTTCTTTTCTGCTGCAGGGCTGGAAGATGCCCAGGTAAGAGCCACATTGGTGCAGGTTGAGGCCGACGGAGCTCCGAGTTTTGTTCTTGAAACCCCCGATTTTCGAGGGCGGGTGAAGCTTCGCCTTGTCGGCCGCCACCAGGTTAGCAATGCGCTCGCAACTGTTGCCTGCAACTACGTCCTTGGTCGGTCCACCATTACCGCTGTTCGTGAACTTGAGGTCGCGGGTGCCGTATCACCACATCGTATGGACATGACTGAGGGTCTGCGTGTGGCAACGACCGATGGCAAAGATGTGGTCGTAACAATGATCGATGACGCATACAACGCGAACCCGGACTCGATGGCGGCTTCGTTTGGTGCCGCGACGTCGCTCAGGAATGGTCGACGGCTGGTTATGGTACTTGGTGAAATGCTCGAGTTGGGAGAACACTCAGCAGAGATTCACCGCGAGGTCGGTAAAGCTGTCGCGGCTGCCAATCCTGACGTGCTGATCACTGTCGGGGTGGGAGCTTCACCACTTCATGAGTCTGTCGATGCGGGTGTTTCGAAGTTTGAAACAGAGGATTCCCAAGGCGCACTCGGCGCACTGAGGGGTGCCATGAGAGACGGCGACCTTGTTCTCTTGAAAGGATCGTACGGTTCTGGCGTGTGGGAAATCGCGAATGCACTTCGTGCGACAGCGTAG
- a CDS encoding penicillin-binding protein 2: MTDRPAPSSRGTATRRSRSILIVAVVFLLVAAAQLFMIQIVRGDELADQGRVVRTSASAIQAPRGSIVDADGVVLVESRITYHIAANQKALLEYRNVDDNGVIVGRGPAEAARQLAPILGMDVAELGGMLLGDSTYQYLAKNVEPDTYREIRRLGIYGIEWEPSFDRLYPGGSLAGTVLGSVDVAGDGNSGLELIFQDALTGEPGEESYEIGPTGAVIPGAKVVSKEAQPGDTVNTTLVADLQYAVQSELDAAVDQHGAEWGAAVVMDVASAEILALADSDTTTPENGPQASKAVQMVYEPGSVGKIFTFAGALERGVITPESTFTMADKYTTSNGQTFSDMVPHETFTKTATGIIAQSLNTGTVMIGEQIPAEDRYELMRRFGLGEKTGVQLAGESAGILSSPEDWDGRTFYTTTFGQGYAINAVQAASVMATLGNGGVRIAPTLVSGFTAPDGTVQELDRGVPTEVVQPEVAQTLVKMLESVTNGGSGYLANVDGYRVAAKTGTSEIGTGGTIANMVALFPADNPQVAISTILYKPTGLYKGSETAAPLVHQIVTDCIRVLGIPPSKEAPALFPSDPGA; this comes from the coding sequence ATGACCGACCGACCTGCCCCTTCGAGCAGAGGCACTGCTACTCGACGGTCCCGATCGATACTCATCGTTGCAGTCGTATTTCTACTTGTTGCTGCAGCACAGCTTTTCATGATTCAGATTGTGCGTGGGGATGAACTAGCTGACCAGGGTCGCGTGGTCCGTACTTCAGCCAGTGCGATTCAAGCCCCCCGTGGCTCAATCGTTGATGCTGATGGCGTGGTCTTAGTGGAGTCGCGTATCACCTACCACATCGCGGCGAATCAGAAGGCACTCCTCGAATATCGCAATGTGGATGACAACGGCGTGATTGTCGGCCGGGGGCCCGCCGAGGCCGCTCGCCAACTGGCGCCGATTCTGGGTATGGATGTAGCTGAGCTCGGGGGCATGCTCTTAGGCGATAGTACCTACCAGTACCTAGCGAAGAATGTTGAGCCTGATACCTACCGAGAGATCCGGCGGCTGGGAATCTACGGGATCGAATGGGAACCTTCCTTCGATCGACTCTATCCCGGGGGTTCCCTCGCGGGTACGGTCTTGGGTAGCGTCGATGTCGCGGGGGATGGCAACTCCGGCCTCGAACTGATATTTCAGGATGCGCTGACCGGAGAGCCAGGTGAGGAATCCTATGAGATCGGGCCGACTGGTGCGGTCATTCCCGGCGCTAAGGTTGTCTCAAAAGAGGCTCAACCCGGAGACACGGTGAACACCACCCTTGTTGCAGATCTCCAGTATGCGGTCCAGAGTGAACTGGATGCAGCCGTTGACCAGCACGGTGCTGAGTGGGGAGCCGCCGTGGTTATGGATGTCGCGAGTGCGGAGATTCTTGCACTCGCAGACTCAGACACCACGACTCCGGAGAACGGACCCCAAGCCTCAAAGGCGGTCCAGATGGTTTACGAGCCAGGGTCCGTGGGAAAGATCTTCACATTTGCTGGCGCACTGGAACGCGGTGTGATCACGCCCGAGTCAACCTTCACAATGGCCGACAAGTACACGACTTCTAACGGGCAAACGTTCAGCGACATGGTCCCCCATGAGACTTTCACGAAGACTGCAACCGGGATCATAGCCCAATCCTTGAACACCGGGACCGTGATGATCGGTGAGCAGATTCCGGCTGAGGATCGCTACGAACTAATGCGACGCTTCGGCCTCGGGGAGAAGACCGGGGTGCAGTTGGCGGGCGAATCAGCTGGAATTCTCAGTAGTCCTGAGGACTGGGATGGTAGAACCTTCTACACAACGACCTTTGGGCAGGGATACGCCATTAACGCGGTACAAGCCGCCTCGGTCATGGCAACTTTGGGTAACGGTGGGGTGCGAATCGCGCCGACCCTCGTTTCGGGGTTCACGGCTCCGGACGGCACCGTGCAAGAGCTCGACCGGGGGGTTCCGACAGAAGTTGTTCAACCTGAAGTTGCCCAGACCCTGGTGAAAATGCTTGAGTCTGTTACCAACGGTGGTTCGGGGTATCTGGCAAACGTTGACGGCTACCGTGTCGCAGCGAAGACGGGTACATCCGAGATAGGCACCGGCGGAACAATCGCGAACATGGTGGCACTTTTCCCGGCGGACAACCCCCAGGTGGCCATTTCGACGATCCTCTACAAGCCAACGGGTCTGTACAAGGGGAGCGAAACTGCCGCGCCGCTTGTGCATCAGATCGTGACGGACTGTATACGCGTACTGGGGATTCCGCCGTCTAAGGAAGCACCGGCGCTATTTCCTAGTGATCCAGGGGCATGA
- the rsmH gene encoding 16S rRNA (cytosine(1402)-N(4))-methyltransferase RsmH — MTDTAVKHTPVMLARCLDLLAPAFEVASPLMVDATVGLGGHTEGALKRFPSLTVIGIDRDPVALELASARLAPFGNRFRPFQGTYDQIGDALDGQLANGILMDLGVSSMQLDEVERGFSYATDAPLDMRMDATSGESAAELLARIDRNDLVRILRRYGDEKFAPRIADLVVKRRETDPLQTTGQLVDIVRAAIPAPARRTGGNPAKRTFQAIRIAVNDELAILEDAIPAALSNLAVGGRLVVEAYQSLEDRIVKDYFNAGANPQLPAGLPMTADEVDAHRTLRLLTRGAERASESEANTNPRSIPVRLRAAELLTQWRHDVR, encoded by the coding sequence ATGACGGACACCGCTGTGAAGCACACACCGGTCATGTTGGCTCGTTGCCTTGACCTCTTGGCCCCCGCGTTTGAGGTTGCTTCTCCCCTCATGGTCGACGCGACAGTCGGACTCGGGGGGCACACGGAGGGTGCTCTCAAGAGATTTCCCTCCCTCACAGTCATTGGTATCGACCGAGATCCCGTGGCTTTGGAGTTGGCTTCGGCGAGACTTGCGCCCTTTGGGAACCGCTTCAGGCCATTCCAAGGAACATACGATCAAATCGGTGACGCGCTCGACGGCCAGTTGGCGAACGGGATCCTGATGGATCTTGGGGTTTCTTCGATGCAGTTGGACGAGGTCGAGCGTGGATTCTCCTATGCCACGGACGCCCCCCTTGATATGAGGATGGACGCGACATCTGGCGAGAGCGCTGCAGAACTGCTTGCCCGCATTGATCGCAATGACCTGGTGAGAATCCTGCGCAGGTACGGGGATGAGAAGTTTGCTCCTCGCATTGCAGACCTGGTGGTCAAGCGTCGTGAGACTGACCCATTGCAGACGACTGGGCAGTTGGTTGACATCGTGCGCGCCGCGATTCCTGCGCCGGCACGGCGTACTGGCGGTAATCCGGCTAAGCGTACCTTCCAGGCAATCCGAATCGCAGTAAATGATGAACTGGCGATTTTGGAGGATGCTATCCCAGCTGCGCTCTCAAACCTGGCTGTTGGAGGGCGTCTTGTCGTCGAGGCATACCAGTCCCTTGAAGATCGCATCGTCAAGGACTATTTCAATGCGGGAGCGAACCCACAGCTTCCGGCAGGGCTCCCAATGACCGCTGACGAAGTTGATGCCCACAGGACTCTGCGTTTGCTTACGCGAGGTGCCGAACGGGCTTCAGAATCTGAGGCAAATACCAACCCTCGCTCAATTCCGGTGCGCTTGCGCGCCGCCGAACTTCTGACTCAGTGGAGGCATGATGTCCGCTAG
- the mraZ gene encoding division/cell wall cluster transcriptional repressor MraZ, with product MFLGTYEPKMDEKGRVILPAKFRDQLADGLVITPGQDRCLYVVSAAEFSRMVDDLAKSPSASKNARDYIRVLMSGASDEVPDKQGRITVPPRLRMYAGLSRDLIVVGVGTRAEIWDAEAWNRYLSAQEEAFSQSVEEVIPGMF from the coding sequence GTGTTCCTGGGTACCTATGAACCAAAGATGGATGAGAAGGGCCGGGTCATCCTGCCTGCGAAGTTCCGCGATCAGCTTGCCGACGGCCTCGTAATTACCCCCGGTCAAGACCGCTGTCTCTACGTGGTTTCAGCTGCAGAGTTCTCTCGGATGGTTGATGATCTCGCAAAATCGCCAAGTGCCTCGAAGAATGCGCGCGACTATATTCGCGTGCTGATGTCGGGCGCCTCAGATGAGGTTCCCGACAAGCAGGGGCGCATCACAGTCCCACCACGACTTCGCATGTATGCCGGGTTATCCCGGGACCTCATCGTCGTAGGTGTCGGCACCCGAGCTGAAATTTGGGATGCGGAAGCCTGGAACCGTTATCTCTCCGCTCAAGAAGAGGCCTTCTCCCAGTCCGTTGAGGAGGTTATTCCAGGAATGTTTTAG